In the genome of Candidatus Methylarchaceae archaeon HK02M2, one region contains:
- a CDS encoding malate dehydrogenase encodes MIGIIGLGKVGSTIAQQLVLRELDDLVLIDIVKGLPQGNALDLCHMASAVDINVKIKGSNDYKDLEGCNIVILTAGFPRTHDMSRLDLLQKNKSIIVEISSKIIEYAPKSNVIVVTNPLDMMTYLTLKSTGFDRNHVFGVGSELDAARLKFYISSFLNVPSSSIDAIVIGEHGDSMVVLESHSKVNGLPLNKILDPSKIAELINKLKKSGAEVISLKGFTAFGIASATSSIVETMIKDKRIMHLVSFYLNGEYGFNDVCIGVPVIIGRNGIERVIELDLNNDEREKLMKSVKVIKNYIELLI; translated from the coding sequence TTGATAGGTATAATTGGTCTTGGAAAGGTTGGAAGCACTATCGCTCAGCAACTCGTACTTAGAGAACTAGACGACTTAGTCTTAATAGATATCGTTAAAGGTTTACCACAAGGGAATGCGTTAGACCTATGTCATATGGCCTCTGCAGTTGATATAAATGTTAAGATAAAAGGTTCTAACGATTATAAAGATTTAGAGGGTTGCAATATAGTGATCTTAACGGCTGGTTTCCCTAGAACTCATGATATGAGTAGACTAGACCTTTTACAAAAAAATAAATCGATAATTGTTGAGATTTCTAGTAAAATAATAGAATATGCTCCAAAATCAAATGTTATTGTAGTAACTAATCCGTTAGATATGATGACCTACCTTACACTTAAGAGTACGGGATTTGACCGTAATCACGTATTCGGCGTAGGTAGTGAACTAGATGCTGCTAGGTTAAAATTCTATATATCGTCCTTTCTAAATGTACCTAGTTCATCTATAGATGCAATTGTTATAGGTGAACACGGAGATTCTATGGTTGTTCTTGAAAGTCACTCGAAGGTTAATGGATTACCTCTCAACAAGATATTGGATCCATCTAAAATTGCCGAATTAATCAACAAATTAAAGAAATCAGGCGCTGAAGTCATTTCCCTAAAGGGTTTTACCGCTTTTGGAATAGCTTCAGCAACATCTTCTATAGTTGAGACTATGATTAAAGATAAAAGAATAATGCATTTAGTTTCTTTTTACTTGAATGGTGAATATGGATTCAATGACGTTTGTATAGGAGTTCCAGTAATAATAGGAAGAAACGGAATTGAGAGGGTAATAGAATTGGATCTCAATAATGATGAAAGAGAAAAATTGATGAAGAGCGTTAAAGTCATAAAGAATTATATTGAGCTTTTAATATAA
- a CDS encoding ABC transporter ATP-binding protein → MSNPVELRNVVKTYDLGDIKINALRGVDLTVKKGESLSIMGPSGCGKTTLLNMIGGLDHPTEGQVIIDGIDITRMSEKKLARIRREKIGFIFQFFNLVPMLSALENIQLSMNFVGKFTESEIRDKALELLRLVGLEQRMYHRPTQMSGGEQQRVAIARALANEPSIILADEPTGNVDQRTGWKIVRLIQNLNKILKQTYIIITHDPNIAKISERIYYMVDGQLYDDPPKSIKNPSQEVLAEERRQLILSELRWLKTSLMSLENKKTKLDYEYYVQAKLGYAKQLERLREIIQDH, encoded by the coding sequence ATGAGTAATCCAGTTGAGCTTCGGAACGTTGTCAAAACATATGATCTAGGTGATATCAAGATAAATGCTCTTCGAGGAGTCGACCTAACTGTAAAGAAAGGTGAATCTCTATCAATCATGGGCCCATCTGGTTGTGGAAAAACTACTTTACTAAACATGATTGGTGGGCTTGATCACCCGACTGAAGGACAGGTCATCATCGACGGTATTGACATCACCCGTATGAGTGAAAAAAAATTGGCTAGGATAAGACGTGAAAAGATTGGGTTCATCTTCCAATTTTTTAACTTAGTACCGATGTTATCTGCCCTGGAAAATATCCAACTTTCAATGAACTTTGTAGGAAAATTTACGGAATCAGAAATAAGAGATAAAGCCTTAGAACTCCTTCGATTAGTTGGTCTGGAACAAAGGATGTACCATCGTCCAACTCAAATGAGTGGAGGAGAACAACAACGGGTGGCAATCGCACGCGCCCTTGCAAACGAGCCATCCATAATTCTTGCAGACGAGCCAACAGGAAATGTAGATCAGAGAACTGGTTGGAAGATTGTTAGGTTAATTCAGAATTTGAATAAAATTTTAAAACAGACATACATCATAATAACTCATGACCCTAATATAGCTAAGATATCTGAGAGAATTTACTATATGGTCGATGGACAGCTATATGATGATCCGCCAAAATCGATTAAAAACCCCTCCCAAGAAGTCTTAGCAGAAGAGCGTCGACAGTTGATTTTGTCAGAGCTAAGATGGTTAAAAACTTCATTGATGAGTCTTGAGAATAAAAAAACAAAATTAGATTATGAATATTACGTCCAAGCTAAATTAGGATATGCAAAACAGCTAGAAAGATTAAGAGAAATAATCCAAGATCATTAA